The following are from one region of the Macrobrachium nipponense isolate FS-2020 chromosome 21, ASM1510439v2, whole genome shotgun sequence genome:
- the LOC135197451 gene encoding tigger transposable element-derived protein 1-like, with translation MESVLSLWIEDCRKRDIHLQINVIRKKALNLYAKLVEDDTQDPQPGTSTPPRPGNFQASRGWPELQVCKPQGPQEQNKNALPVYWMHNPKAWITKVIASNWFHRSFIPEVEKYLLNLGFEFMVLLLMNTAEGHPLDLSYDGVQIEFLPSNTTSLIQPMDQGMIREFKALYTRNSLQHLVNAMEMMEDFTLKEYWKKFTIASCLSIIQSALKEMKNETLNTCWEKLWPDAVRDSEGEGFLPEEVHNEAVNKAVRLTKLLGGEGFDDCSEEEVTLIDAHSDPLTDDDLLELTKSASEEGDKSAQEQQEEDEGLLIECLGIIMRTNSSCNPT, from the exons ATGGAATCTGTCCTTTCACTATGGATTGAAGACTGCCGTAAAAGGGACATCCACTTGCAGATCAATGTGATTCGGAAGAAGGCTTTGAATCTTTATGCAAAGCTTGTTGAAGATGATACACAGGACCCACAGCCAGGAACATCAACACCACCACGACCTGGAAATTTTCAGGCTAGCAGAGGGTG GCCTGAGTTACAAGTCTGCAAACCCCAGGGCCCTCAAGAACAAAATAAGAATGCCCTACCTGTCTActggatgcataatcccaaggcctggatAACCAAAGTCATAGCATCCAACTGGTTCCACCGTAGTTTCATACCTGAAGTGGAGAAATACCTCCTTAACCTAGGCTTTGAATTTATGGTGTTGCTACTCATGAACACTGCCGAAGGGCACCCTTTAGATCTGTCGTATGATGGTGTGCAGATCGAATTCCTCCCTTCCAACACCACCTCCCTCATACAACCTATGGACCAAGGCATGATCCGTGAATTTAAGGCCCTCTACACACGCAACTCTCTCCAACACCTGGTGAATGCAATGGAAATGATGGAGGATTTCACCTTAAAAGAATACTGGAAAAAATTCACCATAGCGTCGTGCCTTTCAATAATTCAGTCTGCcctcaaagaaatgaaaaatgaaacactcAATACGTGCTGGGAAAAACTTTGGCCAGATGCAGTCCGTGACTCTGAGGGTGAGGGCTTCTTGCCAGAGGAGGTTCACAATGAGGCTGTCAACAAGGCTGTGAGATTGACAAAATTGCTTGGGGGAGAAGGATTTGATGATTGCAGTGAAGAAGAAGTCACACTCATCgatgcccactctgaccccctgACAGATGATGATTTGCTTGAGCTGACCAAGTCAGCAAGTGAAGAGGGAGATAAATCAGCTCAAGAACAACAAGAGGAGGATGAGGGTCTTTTAATTGAATGTCTTGGCATAATCATGAGGACTAACAGCAGTTGCAATCCTACATAG